In Helianthus annuus cultivar XRQ/B chromosome 8, HanXRQr2.0-SUNRISE, whole genome shotgun sequence, a single genomic region encodes these proteins:
- the LOC110873585 gene encoding fasciclin-like arabinogalactan protein 1 — MQLRSTAAFTAALISTLLFLLPSATVNAHNITSILNKFPDFSTFNHYLTLTHLADDINNRQTITVCAVDNAGMADLLSKHLSIYAMKNVLSLHVLLDYFGAKKLHQITNGTALAATMFQATGTATGSAGFVNITDLRGGKVGFGSENSGKTDATFVKSLQEVPYNISVIQISSTLPSVEAEAPVPEPAEVNITSLMSAHGCRNFAEALLASDAMKTYADNIDGGLSVFCPLDDAFKGFAPKFKNLTVAGKQSLLEYHGVPVYQSMSMLKSSNGLMNTLATDGAEKYDFTVQNDGQDVTIKTKLVTAKIVGTLIDQQPLIIFTINKVLLPEELFKNALSPAPAPAPEADAPVADSPKASKKKKHKSTPAPASSESPADSPDGAVADQEADGSGAPQIKGFPLGVLGLMLWFGWLVV, encoded by the coding sequence ATGCAGCTCCGTTCCACGGCGGCGTTCACGGCGGCGCTTATCTCAACACTCCTCTTCCTCCTCCCAAGCGCCACCGTCAATGCACACAACATCACCAGCATTCTCAACAAGTTCCCGGATTTCTCAACCTTCAACCACTACCTAACCCTAACACACCTCGCCGATGACATCAATAACCGTCAAACAATCACCGTTTGCGCCGTAGACAACGCCGGTATGGCAGATCTGTTATCCAAACACCTCTCGATCTACGCTATGAAGAACGTCCTCTCACTTCACGTCCTCCTCGACTACTTTGGCGCCAAAAAGCTCCACCAGATCACCAACGGCACGGCGTTAGCCGCCACAATGTTCCAAGCCACCGGCACCGCCACCGGATCCGCCGGATTCGTCAACATTACAGATCTGAGAGGCGGCAAAGTCGGTTTCGGTAGCGAAAACTCCGGTAAAACCGATGCGACGTTCGTTAAATCGTTACAGGAAGTTCCGTACAACATTTCGGTTATCCAGATTAGCAGTACGTTACCGTCGGTGGAGGCGGAGGCTCCGGTGCCGGAGCCTGCTGAGGTGAATATCACCTCGCTGATGTCAGCACACGGATGTAGAAACTTCGCTGAAGCGTTGCTTGCATCTGACGCTATGAAGACGTATGCTGACAACATCGATGGCGGATTATCGGTTTTTTGTCCGTTAGATGATGCGTTTAAAGGATTTGCACCGAAGTTTAAAAACCTAACCGTCGCCGGAAAACAGTCGTTACTGGAGTACCACGGTGTGCCGGTGTATCAGTCGATGTCGATGTTGAAATCGAGCAATGGCCTGATGAACACGCTAGCAACCGACGGTGCTGAAAAGTACGATTTCACCGTGCAAAACGACGGTCAAGATGTAACGATTAAAACAAAGTTAGTTACAGCGAAGATCGTAGGAACATTAATCGATCAACAACCGTTAATAATATTCACAATCAATAAGGTATTACTACCGGAGGAGCTTTTTAAAAATGCACTTTCTCCGGCGCCGGCACCGGCGCCGGAGGCCGATGCTCCGGTGGCGGACTCGCCGAAGGCTTCCAAGAAGAAGAAGCATAAGTCTACTCCGGCGCCGGCGTCGTCGGAGTCTCCGGCGGATTCGCCGGATGGCGCGGTAGCCGATCAGGAAGCAGATGGTAGCGGCGCGCCGCAAATCAAGGGTTTCCCATTGGGTGTTTTGGGTTTGATGTTATGGTTTGGGTGGTTAGTGGTGTAA